From the genome of Clavibacter nebraskensis NCPPB 2581:
CCGGTCGACAAGCAGCTCCAGTACGCGCTCGCCCACTGGGACGCCTACAACCTCGAGGAGTACGGCAACTTCAACCCGTCCGGCGGCGACTGCGTCAACTTCGTCAGCCAGACCCTCATCCAGCGCGGCTGGCAGATGACGGACGAGTGGCACAACCGCGGCGGGGGATCCGACTGGACCTACGCGTGGATCCACGTGCCCACGTTCGACAAGTGGCTCACGGCGAACGCGTCCACGCTCGGCGTGAAGCGGCTCGAGCTCGCCGACCGCGACCAGCTGAAGGTCGGCGACATCGTCATCTTCGACTGGAACCGCAACTCCTCGCCCGACCACACGCAGATCGTCTCGGCCATCGAGCCGAAGGACGGCGGCAACGTCGTCAAGATGGTCGGCCACAACCTCGACAACGACTACCGCGACCTCGACACGACCATCACCACGGAGCACCCGGGCGCCGAGGTCCACTTCTGGAGCGTCGCCTAGCTCACCTCGATGCCCCGGCCGACCTGCAGCAGGCGGTCGACCAGGAGCACGAGCAGCACGCCGGCCGCGTACGCGGCGAGGTCGACGGGGTCATACCCCGTGCCGAGCAGCAGTCGGCACAGCGGCACGTGCAGGGCCCACATCTCGGGCCAGCCGGTGATCTGCAGCAGCTCGATCCCCGTGCACCACACGAGCACGGCCGCGCCGTGCACGACCGTGTCGACCCGCGGCATCACCGCGATGAGCGCGAGGTGCATCGCCGCGGAGTAGAAGACGTCGGGCCAGAGCCCGCGGCCGTCGCCGTGCGTGACGACCATGCCGGCCATGACCACCGCGAAGAGCGCCCCGAGCGAGACGATCCGCCGACGCGCGTTCCCGTCGGGGAGCCGGACGTCCCGGTCGACGACGGGCGCGGCGTCCGCCGGACCGTCGGCGGGCTGCATTGACGGCTCGTCCCAGACGAACGCGTCCACATCCCCGGAATGGCGCATGACCCCAGACTAGGCACCGCGGATGCGAACGCGCCCGGGGCGACGCCGCATCCGCGCGACCGCTACCCGTCGAGCGCCGCGTCCACGATCCGCTTGGCCTCCGCCTGCACCGCGTGCAGGTGGTCGAGCCCCACGAACGACTCGGCGTAGATCTTGTAGACGTCCTCGGTGCCGCTCGGGCGCGCGGCGAACCACGCGTTCGCGGTGACGACCTTCACGCCGCCGACCGCCGCGCCGTTGCCGGGCGCGGTGCTCAGCTTCGCCGTGATCGCGTCGCCCGCGACCTCCGTGGCCTCGATGGCGTCGCCGTCGAGCTTGCCGAGCGTGGCCTTCTGCGCCTTGGTGGCGGCCGCGTCCACGCGCTCGTAGACCGGGTCGCCGAAGCGCTCGGTGAGCTCGCGGTAGAGGACGCTCGGCGTCTTGCCCGTGACGGCGAGGATCTCCGACGCGAGCAACGCCAGCAGGATCCCGTCCTTGTCCGTGGTCCAGACGGTGCCGTCCATGCGGAGGAAGCTCGCGCCGGCGGACTCCTCGCCGCCGAAGCCCACGGATCCGTCGACGAGGCCGGGGACGAACCACTTGAAGCCGACCGGCACCTCCCAGAGGCGGCGGCCGAGCGACTCGGCGACCCGGTCGATCACGCTGGAGGAGACGAGCGTCTTGCCGATCGCCGCGTCCTCGCGCCACTCGGGGCGGTGCGCGTAGAGGTAGTCGATCGCGACGGCGAGGTAGTGGTTCGGGTTCATGAGCCCGGCGTCGGGC
Proteins encoded in this window:
- a CDS encoding amidase domain-containing protein, giving the protein MIADIRRRSILAAALAVPVTAVLAACTRQEPAPRAILGGGADGQPAASGSLPVVSAVEPATLSVSGGETVTLTGAGLSGATAVMFAGTAGTDLKVAGDGSVTVVAPRSTDYEDRSADIQVMAGDSPLAAATAAYAAQTPVDKQLQYALAHWDAYNLEEYGNFNPSGGDCVNFVSQTLIQRGWQMTDEWHNRGGGSDWTYAWIHVPTFDKWLTANASTLGVKRLELADRDQLKVGDIVIFDWNRNSSPDHTQIVSAIEPKDGGNVVKMVGHNLDNDYRDLDTTITTEHPGAEVHFWSVA
- a CDS encoding ribosomal maturation YjgA family protein, producing the protein MRHSGDVDAFVWDEPSMQPADGPADAAPVVDRDVRLPDGNARRRIVSLGALFAVVMAGMVVTHGDGRGLWPDVFYSAAMHLALIAVMPRVDTVVHGAAVLVWCTGIELLQITGWPEMWALHVPLCRLLLGTGYDPVDLAAYAAGVLLVLLVDRLLQVGRGIEVS